A single window of Egicoccus sp. AB-alg2 DNA harbors:
- a CDS encoding HhH-GPD-type base excision DNA repair protein: MPTLTLTGEPDADRLLSDNAFALLVGMLLDQQIAMEQAFVGPQRLEERLGRPLTPSAVAEVEPETLEELFRQRPAIHRYPGSMAKRVHALATALVEDYDGDTEALWRDVADGRELKKRLTDLPGFGDQKARIFVALLGKQCGVTPDGWQEAAGDYGQDGYRSIADVVDQETLLKVREWKQAKKARAKAAKTANS; the protein is encoded by the coding sequence ATGCCCACGCTGACGCTCACCGGTGAGCCCGACGCCGACCGCCTCCTGTCCGACAACGCCTTCGCCCTGCTGGTCGGCATGCTCCTGGACCAGCAGATCGCGATGGAGCAGGCCTTCGTCGGTCCCCAGCGGCTCGAGGAACGACTGGGGCGGCCGCTGACCCCGTCCGCGGTCGCCGAGGTCGAGCCGGAGACGCTCGAGGAGTTGTTCCGGCAGCGGCCGGCGATCCACCGCTACCCCGGCTCCATGGCCAAGCGCGTCCACGCCCTGGCGACCGCGTTGGTCGAGGACTACGACGGCGACACCGAGGCGTTGTGGCGCGACGTCGCCGACGGCCGGGAGCTGAAGAAGCGGCTGACCGACCTGCCGGGCTTCGGCGACCAGAAGGCGCGCATCTTCGTGGCGCTGCTCGGCAAGCAGTGCGGGGTGACGCCCGACGGCTGGCAGGAGGCCGCCGGGGACTACGGCCAGGACGGCTACCGCTCGATCGCCGACGTGGTCGACCAGGAGACCCTGCTGAAGGTGCGCGAGTGGAAGCAGGCCAAGAAGGCCCGCGCGAAGGCGGCGAAGACGGCGAATTCGTGA
- a CDS encoding penicillin-binding transpeptidase domain-containing protein: MKDLLVAILALCALAGVAYGGWWLLTESDVFAGEQRQTADPAETVAAFAAAWEAGDHDEVEALTREAPDTLVATYDQVAEGLEYRELRVRPGETEQVEDGRARTPVAVTAVGEDYGEVEWQVELELLRERGQWGVTWSPTNVHPSLREGMVFEVVREEVERAPILAAGGEQLAGEGDQVTFGFDPGTVEDRDDLAEAFEEAVEGAGEAVDRIYARGNLVDGWFYPVVTLPADRTDDARDALRGVRGALSRSISGRTLLDEGFAQHVVGRVDEATREQLDALGDPYEPGDEVGQFGLEAVFEADLAFATRVQVVLRERPGGPAREVLAESLSGAEAVQTTIDARVQRAVENALIGVDEEAAIVVIDTGDGAIRASASRPLSGYNRAFEGRYPPGSTFKIVTAEALLAGGLVPETDVGCPERAVVGGLSVTNAGGRELGDTTLEAAFANSCNTTFAGLAAEEVGIDGLTDAAERFGFGVEPDLPLPAFGGSFPEPADTAELAAAAFGQARVEVSPLHLASMAAAARSGVWRPPYLMAADEPGDARQLSGGTLDGLRRMLRAVITDGNGEEAEVAGTDSQVEGKTGTAQAGGDVEHAWFAGSWGEYGFAVLVEGGGAGSEVAAPIAGRLVDELQVQLAEDG; encoded by the coding sequence ATGAAAGACCTCCTCGTCGCGATCCTCGCGCTCTGTGCCCTGGCCGGGGTCGCCTACGGCGGCTGGTGGCTGCTGACCGAGAGCGACGTCTTCGCCGGTGAGCAACGCCAGACCGCCGACCCGGCCGAGACGGTCGCGGCCTTCGCGGCCGCCTGGGAGGCCGGGGACCACGACGAGGTGGAGGCGCTGACGCGCGAGGCGCCCGACACGCTCGTGGCGACCTACGACCAGGTCGCCGAGGGCCTCGAGTACCGCGAACTGCGGGTCCGTCCGGGCGAGACCGAACAGGTCGAGGACGGCCGTGCCCGCACCCCGGTCGCGGTGACGGCCGTCGGCGAGGACTACGGCGAGGTCGAGTGGCAGGTCGAGCTCGAACTGCTGCGTGAGCGCGGCCAATGGGGGGTGACCTGGTCGCCGACCAACGTGCACCCGTCCCTGCGCGAGGGCATGGTCTTCGAGGTCGTCCGCGAGGAGGTCGAGCGGGCGCCGATCCTCGCGGCGGGCGGCGAGCAGCTGGCCGGCGAGGGCGACCAGGTCACGTTCGGCTTCGACCCCGGCACGGTGGAGGACCGCGACGACCTCGCCGAGGCGTTCGAGGAGGCGGTCGAGGGCGCCGGCGAGGCGGTGGACCGGATCTACGCGCGCGGCAACCTCGTCGACGGCTGGTTCTACCCGGTGGTGACGCTGCCCGCCGACCGGACCGACGACGCCCGCGACGCGTTGCGGGGGGTTCGCGGTGCCCTGTCGCGGTCGATCAGCGGCCGCACCCTCCTCGACGAGGGGTTCGCCCAGCACGTCGTCGGCCGCGTCGACGAGGCCACCCGGGAGCAGCTCGACGCGCTCGGCGATCCCTACGAGCCCGGTGACGAGGTCGGCCAGTTCGGGCTCGAGGCGGTGTTCGAGGCCGATCTCGCCTTCGCCACGCGCGTCCAGGTGGTGCTGCGCGAACGGCCCGGCGGGCCCGCCCGCGAGGTGCTGGCCGAGTCGCTGTCCGGCGCCGAGGCGGTCCAGACCACCATCGACGCACGCGTGCAGCGGGCGGTGGAGAACGCGCTGATCGGCGTCGACGAGGAGGCGGCGATCGTCGTGATCGACACGGGCGACGGCGCGATCCGGGCCAGCGCCAGCCGGCCGCTGTCGGGCTACAACCGCGCCTTCGAGGGCCGCTACCCGCCCGGATCCACGTTCAAGATCGTGACCGCCGAGGCCCTGCTGGCCGGCGGACTCGTGCCGGAGACCGACGTCGGCTGCCCGGAGCGCGCCGTCGTCGGCGGGCTGTCCGTCACCAACGCGGGCGGGCGCGAGTTGGGTGACACGACGCTGGAGGCGGCGTTCGCCAACTCCTGCAACACGACCTTCGCCGGGCTCGCGGCCGAGGAGGTGGGGATCGACGGGCTGACCGACGCCGCCGAGCGCTTCGGGTTCGGGGTCGAGCCCGACCTCCCCCTGCCGGCGTTCGGCGGATCGTTCCCCGAACCGGCGGACACCGCCGAGCTGGCGGCGGCCGCCTTCGGTCAGGCGCGCGTCGAGGTGTCACCGTTGCACCTCGCCTCCATGGCGGCGGCGGCCCGCTCCGGCGTGTGGCGGCCGCCCTACCTGATGGCCGCCGACGAGCCCGGCGACGCCCGCCAGCTCAGCGGCGGCACGCTCGACGGCCTGCGCCGGATGCTGCGCGCGGTCATCACCGACGGCAACGGCGAGGAAGCCGAGGTGGCCGGCACCGACTCGCAGGTCGAGGGCAAGACCGGCACCGCCCAGGCCGGCGGCGACGTCGAGCACGCCTGGTTCGCGGGCTCGTGGGGCGAGTACGGTTTCGCCGTGCTCGTCGAGGGCGGCGGCGCGGGCAGCGAGGTCGCGGCTCCCATCGCCGGCCGGCTCGTCGACGAACTGCAGGTCCAGCTGGCCGAGGACGGCTGA